A DNA window from Seriola aureovittata isolate HTS-2021-v1 ecotype China chromosome 8, ASM2101889v1, whole genome shotgun sequence contains the following coding sequences:
- the lman2 gene encoding vesicular integral-membrane protein VIP36 isoform X1: MRSFRAFLSTTLTLVVLEVCLVCCDITDGNAEHLKREHSLMKPYQGVGNSPSSQWDFWGSTLVTGSYVRLTPDERSKQGSIWNTVPCYLKDWEMHVQFKVHGSGKKNLHGDGIAIWYTKDRLHPGPVFGNQDQFLGLAIFLDTFRNDLHGMDRSFPFISAMVNNGSVSYDHGKDGRSSELGGCSAEIRNREHDTYLAIRYSKGRLTVMVDVDDKNEWKECIDIGGVRLPTGYFFGASAATGDLSDNHDIISMKLYQLMVEHTPEEENLDWTKIEPSVSFLKSPKDNIDDPTGNFRGTPLTGWKVFLLLLCALLGIVVCAVVGAVVFQKRQERNKRFY, encoded by the exons ATGAGGAGTTTTCGAGCATTTCTGAGCACAACACTCACCTTGGTGGTACTCGAGGTCTGTCTGGTGTGTTGTGATATAACGGACGGAAACGCAGAACATCTGAAAAGAGAGCACTCGTTGATGAAACCGTACCAAG GTGTTGGCAACAGCCCGAGTAGTCAGTGGGACTTTTGGGGAAGCACGTTGGTGACTGGTTCTTATGTTAGACTTACTCCAGATGAGAGAAGCAAGCAGGGATCCATCTGGAACACTGTG CCTTGTTACCTGAAGGACTGGGAGATGCATGTGCAGTTTAAAGTTCATGGGTCAGGAAAAAAGAATCTCCATGGCGATGGCATTGCTATCTGGTACACAAAGGACAGACTGCATCCAG GCCCTGTGTTTGGAAACCAAGATCAGTTTCTTGGCCTGGCTATTTTTTTGGATACCTTCCGCAATGACCTCCATGGAATGGAT CGTTCCTTCCCGTTCATTTCAGCCATGGTGAACAACGGCTCAGTGAGTTATGACCACGGCAAAGACGGACGGTCGTCGGAGCTGGGAGGGTGCTCCGCTGAGATCAGGAACAGAGAGCATGACACCTACCTCGCCATCCGCTACTCTAAAGGAAGACTCACT GTGATGGTTGACGTGGATGACAAGAATGAGTGGAAGGAGTGCATCGACATCGGAGGTGTTCGTCTTCCCACTGGATATTTCTTTGGTGCCTCAGCAGCTACAGGAGATCTGTCCG ATAACCATGATATCATCTCCATGAAGCTCTACCAGCTGATGGTAGAACACACCCCCGAGGAGGAGAACCTGGACTGGACCAAGATCGAGCCCAGTGTCAGCTTCCTGAAGTCTCCTAAAG ACAACATTGATGATCCTACCGGAAACTTCCGCGGCACGCCCCTCACGGGCTGGAAGGTCTTCCTGCTTCTGCTGTGTGCTCTGCTGGGAATTGTCGTGTGCGCTGTGGTAGGAGCCGTAGTTTTCcagaagagacaggagaggaacaAGAGGTTTTactga
- the lman2 gene encoding vesicular integral-membrane protein VIP36 isoform X2, with product MRSFRAFLSTTLTLVVLEVCLVCCDITDGNAEHLKREHSLMKPYQGVGNSPSSQWDFWGSTLVTGSYVRLTPDERSKQGSIWNTVPCYLKDWEMHVQFKVHGSGKKNLHGDGIAIWYTKDRLHPGPVFSNNALFHGLAVFIDTYSNDDATDRSFPFISAMVNNGSVSYDHGKDGRSSELGGCSAEIRNREHDTYLAIRYSKGRLTVMVDVDDKNEWKECIDIGGVRLPTGYFFGASAATGDLSDNHDIISMKLYQLMVEHTPEEENLDWTKIEPSVSFLKSPKDNIDDPTGNFRGTPLTGWKVFLLLLCALLGIVVCAVVGAVVFQKRQERNKRFY from the exons ATGAGGAGTTTTCGAGCATTTCTGAGCACAACACTCACCTTGGTGGTACTCGAGGTCTGTCTGGTGTGTTGTGATATAACGGACGGAAACGCAGAACATCTGAAAAGAGAGCACTCGTTGATGAAACCGTACCAAG GTGTTGGCAACAGCCCGAGTAGTCAGTGGGACTTTTGGGGAAGCACGTTGGTGACTGGTTCTTATGTTAGACTTACTCCAGATGAGAGAAGCAAGCAGGGATCCATCTGGAACACTGTG CCTTGTTACCTGAAGGACTGGGAGATGCATGTGCAGTTTAAAGTTCATGGGTCAGGAAAAAAGAATCTCCATGGCGATGGCATTGCTATCTGGTACACAAAGGACAGACTGCATCCAG GGCCTGTGTTTTCCAACAATGCTCTCTTCCACGGGCTGGCCGTTTTTATAGATACTTACTCTAACGATGATGCGACGGAT CGTTCCTTCCCGTTCATTTCAGCCATGGTGAACAACGGCTCAGTGAGTTATGACCACGGCAAAGACGGACGGTCGTCGGAGCTGGGAGGGTGCTCCGCTGAGATCAGGAACAGAGAGCATGACACCTACCTCGCCATCCGCTACTCTAAAGGAAGACTCACT GTGATGGTTGACGTGGATGACAAGAATGAGTGGAAGGAGTGCATCGACATCGGAGGTGTTCGTCTTCCCACTGGATATTTCTTTGGTGCCTCAGCAGCTACAGGAGATCTGTCCG ATAACCATGATATCATCTCCATGAAGCTCTACCAGCTGATGGTAGAACACACCCCCGAGGAGGAGAACCTGGACTGGACCAAGATCGAGCCCAGTGTCAGCTTCCTGAAGTCTCCTAAAG ACAACATTGATGATCCTACCGGAAACTTCCGCGGCACGCCCCTCACGGGCTGGAAGGTCTTCCTGCTTCTGCTGTGTGCTCTGCTGGGAATTGTCGTGTGCGCTGTGGTAGGAGCCGTAGTTTTCcagaagagacaggagaggaacaAGAGGTTTTactga